One segment of Nostoc flagelliforme CCNUN1 DNA contains the following:
- a CDS encoding IS630 family transposase: protein MGTSLQSLRYKSTVISAYRWSSPFFPSEVKSAIDSEIRQALEFAATPPQQRQQTITQKPRWTLKRLAAWIDKQFNLKCCRESIRKTLKNLGFSWKKARKLLNKANSKKRREFLEKLKGLLDDALHNGHLLIFIDEAHIHLDSDEGYGWSVKGERFWVSSNSPGRAKVSFYGIYVYNYAKVKIFPYLKADQFNTIDVLKHLRTEFPDQEVTLIWDGAPYHRAQLVNEALQVLQINLQPLPSYSPDFMPVEHLWQWLREDVTYHTCYQSAAELIERVHLFEQDIHSNPFEISDRLWVKNHLDPDEEKLRVST, encoded by the coding sequence GTGGGTACATCGTTACAATCTCTCAGGTATAAAAGCACTGTTATATCAGCGTACAGGTGGTCATCCCCCTTTTTTCCCTCAGAAGTAAAGTCAGCAATTGATTCTGAGATTCGTCAAGCTCTTGAGTTTGCAGCAACACCACCCCAACAAAGACAACAGACAATAACGCAAAAGCCTCGTTGGACATTGAAGCGTTTAGCGGCTTGGATTGACAAACAGTTCAATCTCAAATGTTGCCGAGAGTCAATACGTAAGACTCTCAAGAACTTAGGGTTTTCGTGGAAAAAAGCACGTAAACTTTTAAATAAAGCTAACAGTAAAAAACGTAGAGAGTTTCTAGAAAAACTCAAGGGTTTGCTTGATGATGCTCTCCATAATGGTCATTTGCTAATTTTTATCGACGAGGCACATATTCATCTTGATAGCGATGAAGGCTATGGTTGGTCAGTTAAAGGTGAGCGTTTTTGGGTCAGTTCCAACTCTCCAGGAAGAGCCAAGGTTTCCTTTTATGGGATCTATGTTTATAACTATGCCAAAGTCAAAATTTTTCCTTACCTGAAAGCTGACCAATTCAATACGATTGATGTTTTAAAGCATCTAAGAACTGAATTTCCAGACCAAGAGGTCACTTTAATTTGGGATGGTGCTCCCTATCATCGTGCACAATTGGTAAACGAAGCATTGCAAGTCTTACAAATAAACTTGCAACCCTTACCTAGTTACAGTCCTGATTTTATGCCTGTCGAACACCTGTGGCAGTGGTTGCGTGAAGATGTTACTTATCACACGTGCTATCAATCTGCTGCTGAACTGATTGAACGTGTTCATTTATTTGAACAAGACATTCATTCTAACCCCTTTGAAATTAGCGATCGCCTATGGGTAAAAAATCACCTTGACCCTGACGAGGAAAAACTACGGGTTTCAACGTAG
- a CDS encoding helix-turn-helix domain-containing protein: MLRVECDRWNESASKLREEALKANHARTRERLMALYEICNGKSATKVGRETGRNPQTVMEWVHRYNLSGIKALLYQRTGGHPPFFPQK, encoded by the coding sequence ATGCTCAGAGTAGAATGCGATCGCTGGAATGAAAGTGCCTCAAAATTGAGAGAAGAAGCATTAAAAGCGAATCATGCTCGTACTCGCGAGCGTTTAATGGCACTGTACGAAATATGTAACGGAAAAAGTGCGACAAAGGTAGGCAGAGAAACAGGGCGTAACCCTCAGACAGTAATGGAGTGGGTACATCGTTACAATCTCTCAGGTATAAAAGCACTGTTATATCAGCGTACAGGTGGTCATCCCCCTTTTTTCCCTCAGAAGTAA
- a CDS encoding recombinase family protein produces the protein MAMVIYAYLRVSSDRQDLHNQRHGILEYANIHALSPIQFIEDTVSGREKWSERGVGQLLTQTALESDVVIFSEVSRMARSTLQVLEMLECCVRRGINVHIVKLGMVLDDSMQSRITATVLGLAAEIERELIVLRTTEALAKRKAEGKTLGRPKGRQSAHLKLDTREAEIRSYLAKGMSKRSIAKLVDCSPSTLYDWLSRKHLHSRHDKLVEKS, from the coding sequence ATGGCTATGGTTATTTATGCTTATTTAAGAGTCTCCAGCGATCGCCAAGACCTACACAACCAACGACATGGCATTTTGGAGTATGCCAACATACACGCTTTGAGTCCCATCCAGTTTATTGAAGACACAGTTTCTGGACGAGAGAAATGGTCGGAGCGAGGTGTAGGACAACTACTGACTCAAACTGCCCTTGAATCCGATGTAGTAATTTTCTCAGAAGTCAGTCGGATGGCACGCTCTACTCTACAAGTATTAGAAATGCTAGAGTGCTGCGTGCGCCGAGGAATTAACGTCCATATCGTAAAACTTGGTATGGTGCTAGATGATTCAATGCAAAGCCGAATCACAGCAACAGTTTTGGGCTTGGCAGCAGAAATCGAACGGGAATTGATTGTACTCAGAACAACCGAAGCATTAGCCAAACGAAAAGCTGAAGGAAAAACCTTAGGACGACCCAAAGGACGACAATCCGCACATTTAAAACTGGACACAAGGGAAGCAGAAATTCGCAGTTATTTAGCCAAAGGAATGAGCAAACGGTCAATTGCCAAACTAGTCGATTGTTCACCTTCCACCCTTTATGATTGGTTGTCACGTAAACATCTCCACTCACGCCACGACAAATTGGTGGAGAAATCATAA
- a CDS encoding IS481 family transposase, producing the protein MPIDTIVDLRRRLEQLPPRSPSRRVLVQEIAQLYGISEDTVYRTLREGNVVRPVRRVDCDVPRVIPKAGLERYCEIIAAIKIRTSNRKGRHLSTVQAIRLLEEDGINTPDGHLRVPVGLLKPTTVNRYLNKWGYDRDTLLRQPPAVRFQAEYSNQCWHFDLSPSDLKHVKAPAFLEPGRGHPLLMLYSVVDDRSGFAYQEYHGVYGEDVEAALRFMFAAMSLKSETDFPFQGIPQMLYMDNGPIAKSLVFQKVMGYLGIEVRTHLPNGKDGRRVTARSKGKVERPFRTVKEMHETLYHLHEPETEAEANAWLMKFLLHYNSRPHRSEPHSRMEDWVSNLPSNGIRQMCNWERFCTFARSPERRKVGIDARVTVEGVAYEVEPDLAGETVVLWWGLFDNELYVEHGERRYGPFLPVDGPIPLHRYRSFKKTRTQKRADRIESLAKQLSLPNSVIGKGNPPEFGSSTTQLKVQPFVDPNPFQELTFSTVIAAKLAIADYLARPLAKLTPEQMAYINAVLVSTLNKQEVMKQIRDFFNPLSGTSHVE; encoded by the coding sequence ATACCAATTGATACAATCGTAGACCTACGTCGTCGCTTAGAGCAGCTACCACCGCGCAGTCCATCTCGTCGGGTATTAGTCCAAGAAATAGCTCAACTGTATGGCATTTCCGAAGATACTGTGTATCGAACACTACGAGAAGGAAATGTTGTTCGCCCAGTGCGGCGCGTTGATTGTGATGTCCCGCGTGTGATTCCTAAAGCCGGACTAGAGCGATACTGCGAAATCATTGCTGCCATTAAAATACGCACATCTAACCGCAAAGGTCGCCATTTATCTACCGTGCAAGCAATTCGCTTATTGGAAGAAGATGGCATCAACACACCAGATGGTCATCTTCGCGTTCCAGTCGGTTTGCTCAAACCAACCACCGTCAATCGTTATCTCAACAAATGGGGTTACGACCGCGATACCCTGCTGCGACAACCACCTGCTGTTCGCTTCCAGGCAGAATATAGCAATCAATGTTGGCATTTTGACCTCAGTCCATCAGACCTCAAGCACGTAAAAGCACCAGCCTTCCTAGAACCGGGACGTGGACATCCCTTGTTGATGCTTTATAGTGTCGTGGATGACCGTAGTGGTTTTGCATACCAAGAATACCACGGTGTTTACGGTGAAGATGTGGAGGCAGCACTGCGGTTTATGTTTGCCGCCATGTCACTCAAGTCGGAGACTGACTTTCCCTTTCAAGGCATTCCCCAAATGCTGTATATGGACAATGGGCCCATTGCCAAGAGCTTAGTGTTTCAAAAAGTAATGGGTTATTTGGGGATTGAAGTACGTACCCATTTACCAAATGGCAAAGATGGACGACGGGTGACAGCTCGTTCTAAGGGGAAGGTGGAACGACCGTTTCGCACTGTTAAAGAAATGCACGAAACTCTCTACCATCTGCATGAACCGGAGACCGAAGCTGAGGCAAACGCTTGGTTGATGAAGTTTTTGCTCCATTACAATAGCCGACCCCATCGCAGCGAACCCCATTCCCGGATGGAAGACTGGGTGAGCAATTTACCTAGTAACGGTATCCGTCAAATGTGTAATTGGGAACGTTTTTGTACATTTGCACGCTCCCCAGAACGCCGTAAGGTAGGCATCGATGCTCGCGTTACGGTTGAGGGGGTGGCTTATGAGGTGGAGCCAGATTTGGCTGGAGAAACTGTAGTTCTGTGGTGGGGCTTGTTCGATAACGAACTGTACGTAGAACATGGTGAACGTCGCTATGGGCCGTTTCTGCCTGTGGATGGCCCAATCCCCCTACATCGCTACCGTAGTTTTAAGAAAACACGAACACAGAAACGGGCTGACCGAATTGAATCTTTGGCTAAACAGTTGTCTTTACCGAACTCTGTGATTGGTAAAGGCAACCCGCCTGAATTCGGGAGTAGTACAACCCAACTAAAGGTGCAGCCTTTTGTAGACCCCAATCCATTTCAAGAACTGACATTCAGCACGGTGATTGCAGCCAAATTAGCGATCGCCGATTATTTGGCACGCCCATTAGCCAAACTCACCCCTGAACAAATGGCTTATATTAATGCGGTTCTGGTGTCTACTCTCAATAAGCAGGAGGTAATGAAACAAATTCGAGATTTCTTTAACCCATTATCAGGTACGAGCCATGTTGAGTGA
- a CDS encoding ExeA family protein — protein MLSDVMTYFGLKRTLDHVGYFETQEQTNLFKELKPQIRQGRLIALTGVVGCGKTTTLQRLQLELSSEKDIIISRCLAIDKDKVSVGVLMSALFCDLSTEKDAKPPTQPELRERKFLALIQKCRKPVVLFVDEAHDIHHGTLVKIKRLIELVRQNGCTLSVVLLGHPKLKNDLRRPSLEEIGARTNIFSLEGIRGHQVEYIKWLLSECIHDDYLPEDLITNEAIAFLAERLTTPLQIEHYLQRAFEDAYQAATKPVTLGMAEAVLTVGLNDLEPRLIRHGYTKTVLAELLNIRVSEVNSFLHAQLPPGRTQDLRDQMLKIGIPLYASEGN, from the coding sequence ATGTTGAGTGATGTCATGACTTATTTTGGACTTAAACGTACCTTAGATCATGTGGGCTATTTTGAGACCCAAGAACAGACAAATCTATTCAAAGAACTCAAACCCCAAATTAGGCAAGGTCGTTTGATTGCTCTAACAGGTGTTGTTGGTTGTGGTAAAACAACGACTTTACAACGACTGCAATTAGAATTGTCCTCCGAAAAAGACATTATTATTTCTCGTTGCCTTGCAATTGACAAAGATAAGGTCAGTGTCGGGGTTTTGATGAGTGCTTTGTTTTGCGATTTAAGTACAGAAAAGGACGCTAAACCACCGACCCAACCAGAACTCAGAGAACGAAAATTCTTAGCTTTAATTCAAAAATGCCGTAAGCCTGTAGTGCTTTTTGTGGATGAAGCTCATGACATTCATCACGGTACGTTAGTCAAAATTAAGCGTTTAATTGAATTGGTACGCCAGAATGGTTGCACTTTATCTGTAGTGCTGCTGGGACATCCCAAATTGAAAAATGATTTGCGTCGACCATCTTTGGAAGAGATTGGTGCTAGAACCAATATTTTTAGTTTAGAAGGTATTAGAGGACATCAAGTTGAGTATATAAAATGGCTGTTGAGCGAGTGTATTCACGATGATTATCTGCCTGAAGATTTGATTACCAATGAGGCAATTGCATTTTTGGCAGAACGATTGACGACTCCATTGCAAATCGAACATTATTTGCAGAGGGCTTTTGAAGACGCTTATCAAGCAGCAACGAAGCCTGTCACTCTTGGTATGGCTGAAGCTGTCTTGACTGTGGGACTTAACGATTTAGAACCTCGCTTAATACGGCATGGTTACACGAAGACAGTACTAGCTGAGTTATTAAATATACGAGTAAGCGAGGTAAATTCTTTTTTACACGCTCAGTTGCCTCCTGGTCGAACCCAAGATTTGAGAGACCAGATGTTAAAAATTGGAATTCCCTTGTATGCGTCAGAGGGAAATTAA
- a CDS encoding MarR family transcriptional regulator — MIPKPERDSNTKVSGKFYPLQNTEWVKACKELTHTQLSVLYYLRSADPYSNGMKIRASRIADELQISRQAVYKAIDALSEKEYIEKEDVEYSLKLRSRGCLCDSLENRPQLSTDGDSCKLEATVVNAGRQLSTDGDSCKLEATVVNAGRQPEAETLVEEESQSSKINKTYSDFKKTLSEDERENFIEFAKKKAAQLPNPPYFHSAGLRRILMNCVVSGTSPRVKCPRRNLQNGKLTPGVKSG; from the coding sequence ATGATACCGAAACCTGAAAGAGATTCCAACACAAAAGTAAGCGGGAAATTTTATCCCCTACAAAATACTGAATGGGTAAAGGCTTGCAAGGAGCTAACCCATACTCAATTAAGCGTTCTTTATTACTTGAGGAGTGCTGATCCTTACAGTAATGGAATGAAGATTAGAGCCTCAAGAATAGCTGATGAGCTACAGATATCAAGGCAAGCAGTTTACAAAGCTATTGATGCACTCTCAGAAAAAGAATACATCGAGAAAGAAGACGTTGAATACAGTTTAAAGCTGCGATCGCGCGGCTGCCTATGTGACAGTTTAGAAAACCGTCCACAACTGTCAACTGACGGCGACAGTTGTAAACTGGAGGCGACAGTTGTAAACGCAGGGCGACAACTGTCAACTGACGGCGACAGTTGTAAACTGGAGGCGACAGTTGTAAACGCAGGGCGACAACCAGAGGCTGAAACCCTTGTAGAAGAGGAGTCCCAAAGCTCTAAGATTAATAAGACTTATTCAGACTTTAAAAAGACTCTCTCAGAAGACGAGAGAGAGAATTTTATTGAATTTGCTAAGAAGAAGGCCGCACAGTTACCCAATCCCCCCTACTTCCACAGCGCTGGATTGAGAAGAATTTTGATGAACTGCGTAGTCAGTGGTACAAGTCCACGGGTAAAGTGTCCTCGGCGCAATCTTCAAAATGGGAAGCTGACCCCCGGAGTCAAGAGTGGCTAG
- a CDS encoding DNA cytosine methyltransferase, producing the protein MSGLTQLDLCSGVGADFCYAGLKHGFKLIGTAEIDDYCSGILKLRYPGVHNYGNVRDIPRLAKRRLGYYMHSNRIDLLTASPPCPPFSTEGQRLGGADERDCFPAVLETIGELQPRFAAIENVPGLITCPDYPGQPTGSYFISCPHNRLR; encoded by the coding sequence GTGTCAGGACTCACACAACTTGACCTCTGCTCAGGAGTTGGAGCCGATTTTTGCTATGCAGGACTCAAGCACGGATTTAAACTTATCGGAACCGCAGAGATTGACGATTACTGCTCAGGCATCCTCAAATTGCGATATCCCGGCGTACACAACTACGGCAACGTGCGAGATATCCCAAGACTTGCTAAACGCAGACTCGGATACTATATGCACTCCAATAGAATCGATTTACTTACAGCTTCCCCACCCTGCCCCCCATTCTCCACAGAAGGCCAACGGCTTGGAGGCGCAGACGAGCGTGATTGCTTCCCCGCAGTCCTCGAAACCATTGGAGAATTACAGCCAAGGTTTGCAGCCATTGAAAATGTCCCAGGACTCATCACCTGCCCCGATTACCCAGGACAACCCACAGGCTCATATTTCATATCATGTCCGCATAATCGCTTACGATAA
- a CDS encoding ASCH domain-containing protein → MISEAWSTPLTFSGTMRNGLLSVAAILPAPTLESEYCWLRSPGALSSTGKGRPPGLTKQEAGLKNLGAIKSGQVVNPEFLESSYALPLGWTDPQENRSALELLAKMELSELAAPPLETPLIGELRVSDFAALPTLIPYVENQQLQKLKAITLHQPWAYLVGRYKWFETRSWSTNYRGKIAIHAAKKQHDTDEWCSLLEDLLPPVEELVFGAVVAIADLTDCILMTEEFISQQSETELKCGLWEPGRYAWKLENIQILPEPIPARGKQGLWNIELPFALAQPAAGIAPQSLIDRFLEENRDYECTQQSEAEWH, encoded by the coding sequence ATGATATCAGAGGCGTGGTCTACACCCTTGACCTTTTCGGGTACGATGCGGAATGGCTTACTATCTGTTGCGGCCATTTTGCCAGCCCCTACATTAGAGAGCGAGTATTGCTGGTTGCGATCGCCAGGAGCATTGTCATCGACTGGGAAAGGGCGACCCCCTGGACTGACCAAGCAAGAAGCTGGATTGAAGAATTTAGGAGCGATCAAGAGCGGGCAAGTGGTAAACCCGGAATTTCTAGAGAGCAGCTACGCACTTCCACTTGGCTGGACAGACCCACAGGAAAACAGATCAGCATTGGAGTTGCTAGCAAAAATGGAGTTATCCGAACTCGCCGCGCCGCCCTTGGAAACGCCCTTGATTGGAGAGTTGCGAGTATCGGACTTCGCCGCGTTGCCTACCTTAATTCCTTATGTAGAGAATCAGCAGCTACAAAAGCTTAAAGCAATAACTCTGCATCAACCTTGGGCTTATTTAGTTGGTAGATATAAGTGGTTTGAAACTAGAAGCTGGTCTACAAACTATAGAGGTAAAATCGCTATTCATGCAGCCAAAAAACAACATGACACTGACGAATGGTGCAGTTTGTTAGAAGACTTGTTACCACCAGTTGAAGAGTTGGTATTTGGTGCAGTGGTGGCGATCGCTGACCTTACCGACTGCATTTTGATGACTGAAGAATTTATCAGCCAGCAGTCAGAGACAGAGCTAAAGTGTGGATTATGGGAGCCAGGGCGTTATGCTTGGAAGCTCGAAAATATTCAGATTCTCCCCGAACCCATACCAGCTAGAGGTAAGCAGGGACTTTGGAATATTGAATTACCATTCGCGTTGGCGCAGCCCGCCGCAGGTATCGCCCCCCAATCACTAATAGATAGATTCTTAGAGGAAAATCGGGATTACGAGTGTACGCAGCAATCAGAAGCGGAATGGCACTAA
- a CDS encoding DUF2252 family protein: MLKHISAIVTVFILILGFASTSQAATPRSTWVENEIYQYNHPFASQLPQELAMKMQKMTASPFAFYRGTAHIFYRDMQTLPGSGFVNSFTSAIYLEGICICKILGE; the protein is encoded by the coding sequence ATGCTCAAACACATATCTGCAATCGTCACCGTCTTTATTTTAATTTTGGGGTTTGCATCTACATCTCAAGCTGCAACTCCCCGTTCAACTTGGGTGGAAAATGAAATTTACCAATACAACCATCCCTTTGCTTCTCAATTGCCGCAAGAACTGGCAATGAAAATGCAAAAGATGACAGCTAGCCCCTTCGCCTTCTATCGAGGGACGGCTCACATCTTTTATCGTGATATGCAAACATTACCAGGTTCAGGATTTGTCAATTCCTTTACCTCAGCCATCTACTTAGAGGGGATATGCATATGCAAAATCTTGGGGGAATGA
- a CDS encoding DUF2252 domain-containing protein, with translation MRDSNESNVFDTTDFDEGYLGPYVWDLRRMAVSILLAAKENALSSSDAQDIVRNFLDAYLNKMSDFKGTNDELSYRLSESNTNGVVKDLIQEAAGKGRSSLLNKYTLVNSSSNRVFQTTSELQPVSSSTYSDITGAMSSYIASIPSSKRYSNSYYTLKDIRLKLGSGTGSLGKYRYYLLIVGPSSATDDDRILEMKQEGSSAVAIAVPGLLPSSIYGNHEGARVTIATKAMLSNTDPLIGYTTVSSIPFMLHEKSPYQVDFDYTLLTTKSKFMDAMGYSGKVVAKNHAISDKDYDAAIIAVSVDKEVTDITNGNKAVFKDEIVNFALDYVTQVEYDYV, from the coding sequence ATGAGGGATAGCAATGAGTCGAACGTCTTTGATACCACTGACTTTGATGAAGGTTATCTTGGCCCCTATGTTTGGGATTTGCGACGTATGGCAGTCTCGATTCTCCTAGCAGCCAAAGAGAACGCCCTAAGCTCCAGTGATGCTCAAGATATTGTCCGAAATTTCCTGGATGCTTACCTCAACAAAATGAGCGATTTTAAGGGGACTAACGACGAGCTATCATACCGTTTGTCAGAGAGCAATACCAACGGTGTGGTCAAGGATTTAATTCAAGAGGCAGCAGGTAAGGGCCGTTCTAGTTTGCTAAATAAGTACACCCTGGTAAATAGTAGTAGCAATCGAGTGTTTCAGACAACCTCTGAACTCCAGCCTGTATCCAGCAGCACCTACTCAGATATTACTGGGGCGATGAGCAGCTACATCGCTTCAATTCCTAGCAGTAAGCGTTACAGCAATAGTTACTACACCCTTAAGGACATTCGTCTCAAATTAGGCTCCGGTACTGGTAGTCTTGGTAAATATCGATATTACTTGCTGATTGTTGGCCCAAGTTCAGCAACCGATGATGACCGGATTTTGGAGATGAAACAGGAAGGCAGTAGCGCCGTGGCGATCGCAGTTCCAGGTTTACTACCAAGTTCAATCTATGGAAATCATGAAGGTGCGAGGGTGACAATCGCCACTAAAGCGATGCTTTCTAATACTGACCCTTTAATTGGCTACACTACGGTCAGTAGCATTCCCTTTATGCTGCATGAAAAATCCCCTTATCAGGTGGATTTTGACTATACGTTGCTAACCACTAAGTCAAAGTTCATGGATGCGATGGGATATTCCGGGAAGGTCGTTGCAAAGAATCATGCCATCTCTGATAAAGACTACGATGCTGCGATTATTGCCGTAAGCGTTGATAAAGAAGTGACTGATATCACCAACGGTAACAAGGCTGTATTTAAAGATGAGATTGTTAACTTTGCTCTAGACTATGTAACTCAAGTCGAGTACGACTATGTGTAG